Genomic segment of Flavobacteriales bacterium:
TGGTGTAAACAGGCGTATAGCCCATGAAGTTGCGATGCAACGTGCGGTTCTGGGCAGACAAATAAAGCTCATCGGTTTCCAGGGCAAAGTGGTCCATCCCTATCTCGATGTACCCGGCATCTTCCAACATGCCCTTGCCCAACTCATACAGCGAACGCTTCTCGGCATCGGAAGGCAGATCATCTTCCGTGAACTTTCGCTGACCGGGTTTGATCCACGGCACATGCGCGTAGCTATAAAATGCGATGCGGTCCGGCATGAGTTGCAGCACCTTGTTTACGGTATCTTCCACACTGCTTCGCTTCTGGAAGGGCAAGCCATAAATAAGATCGAAGTTGATGGAGGTATATCCCAATTCCCTGGCACAATCTGTCACTTCTCTCACCTGCTCGAACGACTGGTGACGGTTCACCACGTCCTGAACGACCGGATCAAAGTCCTGGATGCCCAGACTCAGTCTGCGAAACCCGGAAGCACGCAATGCCTCCAGGTGTGCCCTTGTGGTGTTGCGGGGATGGGCCTCAAAACCGAAGGCATGGTCTTCCGTAACTTCCGCATGACTAAGTATGTCCTGAAGCATATCCGAAAGGTTTTCCGGACTAAAAAAAGTGGGCGTGCCGCCACCCAGATGCAATTCCCTGATTCTCGGACGGGCACCGAATATCTCCCTGTACAAAGCCCACTCTTTTTTCAGGGTCTCCATGTAAGGCCCCTCCACTGCATGGTTCACCGTAATGCGGGTGTTACAGCCACAGAATGTACACAGGCTTTCACAGTAAGGCAGGTGGATGTAAAGGCTCATTCCACTTTCCGCATTGCTCTGATCAAACGCCTGCTTTACATGTTGCCGCCAGATCTGTTCATCCATACGGCCTTCCCAATAAGGCACGGTGGGATAACTGGTGTAGCGCGGACCGGGGATGTTATATTTGGCAATGAGGTTGGACATGGTGGGTTGTAGACGTTAGACGGTCAGACTTTCAGATGTTAAATCTCTTCTGCAGGATATCATTCCGGATCATTTTCAAATTGACCAATTTTCAAATTAATCAATCACCACTATGCCATTCCGCATAGCTGGTGGCCGTTTCCCGCAAACGCATGGACGCCAGATCCACGCCTTCCGGCAGCTCCGGGCGCACCCTGCGCACAATCTCCAACAGGATGTTCTCACATGTAGGCTGGAAGGGTACCCCAATGATATTTCCATAAAGTGGATCATTGACCATTTTGGCAAAGGGCGACTGGTCCCATACCAGGACCGCATGATCAAACTGATCGGTTACTTTGCCTTTCAGGATTCGCTTGAGATCCGCAAAGTCCATCACCATTCCGAACTTCGGACTTCCTTCATCGGCAATCGGCCGGCCCTTCAGGGTAACGGTCAGTTTGTAAGAATGTCCGTGAATATCCTTGCACGGACCGTCATGGCCATACAACGCATGGGCCATTTCAAAGTTGATCTCCTT
This window contains:
- a CDS encoding 6-carboxytetrahydropterin synthase — translated: MNTVRITKEINFEMAHALYGHDGPCKDIHGHSYKLTVTLKGRPIADEGSPKFGMVMDFADLKRILKGKVTDQFDHAVLVWDQSPFAKMVNDPLYGNIIGVPFQPTCENILLEIVRRVRPELPEGVDLASMRLRETATSYAEWHSGD
- the hemN gene encoding oxygen-independent coproporphyrinogen III oxidase encodes the protein MSNLIAKYNIPGPRYTSYPTVPYWEGRMDEQIWRQHVKQAFDQSNAESGMSLYIHLPYCESLCTFCGCNTRITVNHAVEGPYMETLKKEWALYREIFGARPRIRELHLGGGTPTFFSPENLSDMLQDILSHAEVTEDHAFGFEAHPRNTTRAHLEALRASGFRRLSLGIQDFDPVVQDVVNRHQSFEQVREVTDCARELGYTSINFDLIYGLPFQKRSSVEDTVNKVLQLMPDRIAFYSYAHVPWIKPGQRKFTEDDLPSDAEKRSLYELGKGMLEDAGYIEIGMDHFALETDELYLSAQNRTLHRNFMGYTPVYTRLMVGLGVSSIGDSWTAFGQNKKVVEEYMKDVQEGKLPIFRGHELNDEDLFLRKQILNLMCHMDTEWPSGNAFEEVLTQGKAKLVEMEEDDLIEVGPNSVTIKPQGKPFLRNACMAFDARLWRSKPKEQIFSKTI